A window of the Lepus europaeus isolate LE1 chromosome 5, mLepTim1.pri, whole genome shotgun sequence genome harbors these coding sequences:
- the ACTL8 gene encoding actin-like protein 8: MAGKTIVIDHGSAFLKAGLSGWNEPQMILPSVVNYIPCRENPGPSYARRRVSLGVDLCHPDTFSYPIERGRVLNWEGVEHIWSFVLERHRQECEDAPVIVTQTPGQGPADRHRTLEVMFELLDVPALLLPNQMEMSLYASGLLTGTVLDSGYGLTRVQPFHLGRTSPSSCKTMEFAGQDLAAYLRKSLFKDDCDPHNLFQLETVTGTQMGKCYVPQNLGEALDFCQSLPSGADESNTYLLPDGTSAELTPMQRLAPEMFFSPQVFDLPGPSVPDMVVESIKTCEASTHEQLISHVMACGGNTLYPGFTKRLQKELSAEHFASAKATLWVGSNRNFSVWLGASLMAHLSTYKSEWMTREEYDEGARV; this comes from the exons ATGGCCGGGAAAACCATCGTCATCGACCACGGCTCTGCGTTTCTGAAGGCCGGCCTGTCCGGCTGGAACGAGCCCCAGATGATCCTCCCCAGCGTGGTGAACTACATCCCGTGCCGGgagaaccctggccccagctaCGCCCGGCGGCGCGTGAGCCTGGGCGTCGACCTGTGCCACCCCGACACCTTCAGCTACCCCATCGAGCGCGGCCGCGTCCTCAACTGGGAGGGCGTCGAGCACATCTGGTCCTTCGTCCTGGAGCGGCACCGGCAGGAGTGCGAGGACGCCCCGGTCATCGTCACCCAGACCCCGGGGCAGGGGCCGGCGGACCGGCACAGGACGCTGGAG GTCATGTTTGAGCTGCTCGATGTCCCGGCCCTGCTGCTGCCCAACCAGATGGAGATGTCGCTGTACGCCTCGGGGCTGCTCACCGGCACCGTGCTGGACTCTGGCTATGGCCTGACCCGCGTGCAGCCCTTCCACCTGGGCCGCACCTCCCCCTCCAGCTGCAAGACCATGGAGTTTGCCGGCCAGGACCTCGCTGCCTACCTCCGCAAGAGCCTCTTCAAGGACGACTGCGACCCGCACAACCTCTTCCAGCTGGAGACGGTGACCGGCACGCAGATGGGCAAGTGCTACGTGCCGCAGAACCTGGGCGAGGCGCTGGACTTCTGCCAGAGCCTGCCGAGCGGCGCAGACGAGAGCAACACCTACCTGCTGCCCGACGGCACGTCCGCCGAGCTGACGCCCATGCAGCGCCTGGCGCCCGAGATGTTCTTCAGCCCGCAGGTGTTCGACCTGCCGGGGCCCAGCGTGCCCGACATGGTGGTGGAGTCCATCAAGACGTGCGAGGCCTCCACGCACGAGCAGCTCATCTCGCACGTCATGGCCTGCGGCGGGAACACGCTGTACCCCGGCTTCACCAAGCGCCTGCAGAAGGAGCTGTCGGCCGAGCACTTCGCCTCCGCCAAGGCCACGCTCTGGGTGGGTAGCAACAGGAATTTCAGCGTCTGGCTCGGGGCGTCGCTCATGGCCCACCTGTCCACGTACAAGTCGGAGTGGATGACCAGGGAGGAGTACGACGAGGGGGCCCGGGTGTGA